In Natronococcus occultus SP4, the following proteins share a genomic window:
- a CDS encoding DMT family transporter, producing MTSQRDIFLFVALAVAWGTAFGAVEVGLETLPPILFAALRLDGATLLFIAAIAALGHEWRPRTRADWTTIAIAGGLIVGGHYGLMFLGQTYVSSAVAAIVLSLTPIVTPPLALALLPRERLRAPAVVGLGLGLAGVVSIALSGGSLDGQIVGVGLLLGSSLVFAIGSVLTERTRSTLSLLPLQTWAMGVGALMLHALSVVHPAESAAGLGAALTTETTAALAYLAVVSTAGGFLAYFVLLERVGASELSLVNYASPVVAAVVGWALLGETITLATIGGFALIIVGFALCKIDALWKLGAPIVGYGPTRPAAGAARADDVVVDGNVYVAGTDGYGSPVQSAD from the coding sequence ATGACTTCACAGCGAGATATCTTTCTCTTCGTTGCGCTCGCGGTCGCCTGGGGGACCGCGTTCGGCGCGGTCGAGGTCGGCCTCGAGACGCTCCCGCCGATTCTCTTCGCCGCGCTCCGACTCGACGGTGCGACCCTCCTGTTTATCGCGGCCATCGCCGCGCTCGGCCACGAGTGGCGACCCCGAACCAGGGCGGACTGGACGACGATCGCGATCGCCGGCGGTCTCATCGTCGGCGGCCACTACGGGCTGATGTTTCTCGGACAAACGTACGTCTCGAGCGCCGTCGCTGCGATCGTCCTCAGCCTGACGCCGATCGTGACCCCGCCGCTCGCGCTGGCGCTGTTGCCCCGGGAGCGGCTCCGCGCTCCGGCCGTCGTCGGCCTCGGGCTCGGGCTGGCCGGCGTCGTTTCGATCGCGCTGTCGGGGGGCTCCCTCGACGGCCAGATCGTCGGCGTCGGCCTGCTGCTTGGCTCGTCGCTGGTGTTCGCGATCGGCTCGGTGCTGACCGAGCGAACTCGCAGTACCCTGTCGCTGTTACCCCTCCAGACGTGGGCGATGGGTGTCGGCGCCCTCATGCTGCACGCGCTGAGCGTCGTCCACCCCGCAGAGAGCGCCGCCGGACTCGGTGCCGCGCTGACGACAGAAACGACCGCGGCGCTCGCGTATCTGGCGGTCGTCTCCACCGCGGGCGGCTTCCTGGCGTACTTCGTGTTGCTCGAGCGCGTCGGAGCCAGCGAACTCAGCCTCGTCAACTACGCCTCGCCCGTCGTCGCCGCGGTCGTCGGCTGGGCGCTGCTCGGCGAGACGATCACGCTCGCGACGATCGGCGGGTTCGCGCTGATCATCGTCGGCTTCGCGCTGTGTAAGATCGACGCGCTCTGGAAGCTCGGCGCGCCGATCGTCGGCTACGGACCGACCAGACCTGCCGCAGGCGCGGCCAGGGCCGACGACGTCGTCGTGGACGGCAATGTCTACGTCGCCGGTACCGACGGCTACGGCAGCCCGGTGCAGTCGGCGGACTGA
- a CDS encoding pyridoxal-phosphate-dependent aminotransferase family protein: MTEKREYTGDYPDKTLYIPGPTEVREDVIEAMCEPMFGHRMDRMTDLYTTIVEDTKAFLGTDNDVIVLTGSGTEFMESSILNLVDDDVLVTTCGSFSERQVNVAERLGKNVDTLEYEWGQAVKPEDVRATLEQADTDYDAVTCVMNESSTGVRNPIEEIGDVLAEYPDTYFIVDAVSALGGDYVDIDAHGIDVLFTSVQKAFAMPPGLAVCVVSDKAYQRELESESASWYGGFQRSLDYYDRKGQTHSTPAIPVMLAYRTQMKHMLEEGHDARDERHREMAEYTREWARDHFEMFPEAGYESQTVSCIENTQGIDVAETIDAVSEEYDMVFSNGYGSQLGEQTFRIGHMGEHDRESIEALTDAIEDVAGL; the protein is encoded by the coding sequence GTGACCGAGAAACGCGAGTATACGGGTGACTACCCCGACAAGACGCTGTACATCCCGGGACCGACCGAGGTCCGCGAGGACGTCATCGAGGCGATGTGCGAACCGATGTTCGGCCACCGGATGGATCGGATGACCGACCTCTATACCACGATCGTCGAGGACACGAAGGCGTTCCTCGGCACCGACAACGACGTGATCGTCCTCACGGGGTCGGGGACCGAGTTCATGGAGAGTTCGATCCTCAACCTCGTCGACGACGACGTCCTCGTGACGACCTGTGGCAGCTTCAGCGAGCGCCAGGTCAACGTCGCCGAGCGGCTCGGAAAGAACGTCGATACCCTCGAGTACGAGTGGGGGCAGGCGGTCAAACCCGAGGACGTCCGGGCGACCCTCGAACAGGCCGACACCGACTACGACGCCGTCACTTGCGTCATGAACGAGTCCTCGACGGGCGTTCGGAACCCGATCGAGGAGATCGGCGACGTCCTCGCCGAGTATCCGGACACTTACTTCATCGTGGACGCGGTCTCCGCGCTGGGCGGCGATTACGTCGATATCGACGCCCACGGGATCGACGTCCTCTTCACCTCGGTCCAGAAGGCCTTCGCCATGCCGCCCGGCCTCGCCGTCTGCGTGGTTAGCGACAAGGCCTACCAGCGTGAACTCGAGTCCGAGTCGGCCTCCTGGTACGGGGGGTTCCAGCGCTCGCTGGACTACTACGACCGGAAGGGCCAGACCCACTCGACGCCCGCCATCCCGGTGATGCTCGCCTACCGCACGCAGATGAAACACATGCTCGAGGAGGGTCACGACGCCCGCGACGAGCGCCACCGCGAGATGGCCGAGTACACCCGCGAGTGGGCCCGCGACCACTTCGAGATGTTCCCCGAGGCGGGGTACGAGTCCCAGACGGTGAGCTGTATCGAGAACACACAGGGGATCGACGTCGCCGAAACCATCGACGCCGTCAGCGAGGAGTACGATATGGTGTTCTCGAACGGCTACGGCTCGCAGCTGGGCGAGCAGACGTTCCGCATCGGCCACATGGGCGAACACGACCGCGAGTCGATCGAGGCGCTGACCGACGCCATCGAGGACGTCGCCGGGCTCTAA
- the eif1A gene encoding translation initiation factor eIF-1A: MSDDGDGGRNNLRMPDDDEVFATVTNMLGANRVKVQCADGTERTARIPGKMQKRIWIREDDVVLVEPWDWQDEKADITWRYEKSDADQLRREGHIQ, encoded by the coding sequence ATGAGCGACGACGGTGATGGCGGTCGGAACAATCTCCGGATGCCCGACGACGATGAGGTGTTCGCGACCGTCACCAACATGCTCGGGGCGAACCGCGTCAAGGTACAGTGTGCCGACGGGACCGAACGCACCGCGCGAATCCCCGGAAAGATGCAAAAGCGCATCTGGATCCGCGAGGACGACGTCGTCCTCGTCGAGCCCTGGGACTGGCAGGACGAGAAGGCCGACATCACCTGGCGCTACGAGAAAAGCGACGCCGATCAGCTCCGTCGCGAAGGCCACATTCAGTAA
- a CDS encoding DUF7470 family protein encodes MLRHLGPLGIAGIALLLVGLVVIAYESLLVAAGLALVLLGLGLAVKALVSSVFRQFGMM; translated from the coding sequence ATGCTGAGGCATCTCGGGCCGCTCGGAATCGCCGGTATCGCGCTCTTGCTGGTCGGACTCGTCGTTATCGCCTACGAGAGTCTCCTGGTCGCCGCCGGACTGGCGCTCGTCCTACTGGGTCTCGGGCTGGCCGTAAAGGCGCTGGTCTCGAGCGTGTTCAGACAGTTCGGCATGATGTAG